In one window of Gossypium arboreum isolate Shixiya-1 chromosome 4, ASM2569848v2, whole genome shotgun sequence DNA:
- the LOC108459048 gene encoding transcription factor MYB41-like, with amino-acid sequence MGRTPGCDKNGLKKGPWTPEEDLKLINYIQIHGAGHWRNLPKNAGLQRCGKSCRLRWTNYLRPDIKRGRFSFEEEETIIQLHSVLGNKWSAIACRLPGRTDNEIKNYWNTHIRKRLARNGIDPVTHAQRLDLVDLSSSIISSLLGVQALLNPQLLSLANTLLSLKQENPELLLQYLQQNQLLQTPTLEPLSQLLQAPMTDCSDQNSQKSNVLVSQPNYEHSNPNPTVPSLVSDNSDFHSMDGSQNFGLDSVRFTPISSPTPLHSSSTFINNSYTTHYEIERFNSLLKYEIPESLNINDLL; translated from the exons ATGGGGAGAACACCTGGCTGCGACAAAAATGGCCTCAAGAAAGGTCCCTGGACTCCCGAGGAAGATCTTAAGCTTATTAATTATATTCAGATTCATGGCGCCGGACATTGGCGTAACCTCCCCAAGAATGCTG GGCTCCAAAGATGTGGAAAGAGCTGCCGTCTCCGTTGGACGAACTACCTGAGACCTGATATAAAGAGAGGAAGGTTTTCATTTGAAGAAGAAGAGACTATTATTCAACTACACAGTGTTTTAGGAAATAA GTGGTCCGCCATTGCTTGTCGGTTGCCGGGGAGGACTGACAATGAGATCAAGAATTACTGGAATACACATATAAGGAAAAGGCTTGCAAGGAATGGAATCGATCCTGTAACACATGCTCAACGTCTTGATTTAGTTGACTTGTCTTCTTCCATTATTAGCTCATTATTAGGTGTCCAAGCTCTCCTAAATCCTCAACTGTTAAGCTTAGCTAACACCCTCTTGTCGTTAAAACAAGAAAACCCAGAATTATTACTACAATATCTTCAACAAAACCAGCTTCTTCAAACTCCCACGTTAGAACCACTAAGCCAACTTCTTCAAGCTCCCATGACAGACTGTAGCGATCAAAATTCCCAGAAAAGTAATGTATTAGTTTCGCAACCAAATTATGAACATTCTaatccaaatccaacggtaccaTCACTTGTATCTGACAATTCAGATTTCCATTCAATGGATGGTAGCCAGAATTTTGGGTTGGATTCAGTGAGGTTCACGCCGATATCAAGTCCAACTCCGTTGCATTCATCATCTACATTCATCAACAACAGCTACACTACCCATTACGAAATAGAAAGATTCAACAGTTTGCTCAAATAtgaaattccagaaagtttgaaTATTAATGAccttttgtaa
- the LOC108457839 gene encoding protein THYLAKOID FORMATION1, chloroplastic, whose translation MAAVSSLSFPAIGQTSGDRKLNVPSPRYLASNFEGFRFRTSLLYQSVGLRASTTASPSVVYCMSTATATPTVSETKSSFLKAYKRPIPSVYNTVLQELIVQQHLMRYKKTYRYDAVFALGFVTVYDQLMEGYPSDEDRDAIFQAYINALKEDPQQYRADAQKLEEWARAQTSSSLVEFSSRDGEVEAILKDIAERAGSKGSFSYSRFFAIGLFRLLELANATEPTVLEKLCAALNIDKRSVDRDLDVYRNLLSKLVQAKELLKEYVDREKKKREERSESPKANEAVKKCSGEYQYLSQ comes from the exons ATGGCGGCCGTCAGTTCCCTGTCTTTCCCGGCAATCGGCCAAACTTCCGGCGACAGAAAACTTAATGTCCCATCGCCTCGTTACTTGGCTTCCAATTTCGAAGGATTCCGTTTCCGTACAAGCCTTTTATATCAATCTGTTGGACTTCGGGCTTCCACTACTGCTTCTCCTTCCGTTGTTTACTGCATGTCTACTGCTACTG CTACCCCGACTGTTTCTGAAACAAAGTCGAGCTTTTTAAAAGCGTATAAGCGTCCCATTCCCAGTGTGTACAACACGGTTTTGCAAGAGCTGATTGTGCAGCAACATTTGATGAGGTACAAGAAGACGTATCGATACGATGCCGTTTTCGCCCTTGGTTTCGTTACTGTCTATGATCAGTTGATGGAAGGGTACCCGAGTGATGAGGATCGAGATGCCATCTTCCAAGCTTATATTAACGCCTTAAAAGAGGACCCTCAACAGTATAG AGCTGATGCGCAGAAATTAGAAGAATGGGCGCGAGCTCAGACTTCTAGTTCGCTAGTCGAGTTTTCATCTAGAGATGGAGAGGTTGAAGCGATACTTAAAGACATTGCAGAAAGAGCTGGTAGTAAAGGGAGTTTCAGTTATAGCCGTTTCTTTGCTATTGGGTTGTTTCGTCTTCTTGAGCTTGCCAATGCAACTGAACCTACGGTGTTGGAAAAG CTCTGTGCAGCCTTAAATATCGACAAACGAAGTGTGGATCGTGATCTTGATGTGTATAGGAATTTGCTTTCCAAGCTGGTTCAAGCTAAAGAGTTGCTTAAGGAGTATGTCGATAG ggagaagaagaaaagagaagaaagatcGGAATCACCCAAAGCCAATGAAGCCGTTAAGAAATGTTCGGGCGAATACCAATACCTAAGCCAGTAA